A stretch of the Metopolophium dirhodum isolate CAU chromosome 8, ASM1992520v1, whole genome shotgun sequence genome encodes the following:
- the LOC132950252 gene encoding H(+)/Cl(-) exchange transporter 4 isoform X6 produces the protein MIDITTSGTMTERTLNQRSPINLPGIDVIFAGTIHFGSGETEDIPGIGQYEDFHTIDWQRDIARDRMRHRYILKRKQNSFIDLIKSAHDAWSGWLCVLLVGLVTGTVAAIIDIGTSWMSDLKFGICPQAFWLNMEQCCWSSNETSFELDKGNCSQWFYWSEIMTSSNYGPFAYIVSYLFYIAWALLFAALAAGLVRMFAPYACGSGVPEIKTILSGFIIRGYLGKWTLLIKSVGIMMCVSAGLSLGKEGPMVHIASCIGNILSYLFPKYGRNEAKKREILSAAAAAGVSVAFGAPIGGVLFSLEEVSYYFPLKTLWRSFFCALVAAFVLSSINPFGNEHSVMFYVEYHRPWMFFELIPFIGLGIIGGVIATVFIKCNIKWCRFRKTSILGQYPVMEVLLLTAVTAILSYPNPYTRMGTSQLIYLLFSQCDVSSNDGLCDYTNDKANVAGPGVYTAMLLLSMAFVLKLVTTIFTFGIKVPCGLFIPSLAMGGITGRIVGILMQQLAAKHPHLWFFDNSCGLPGQEGCITPGLYAMVGAAAVLGGVTRMTVSLVVIMFELTGGVRYIVPLMAAVMASKWVGDALGKEGMYDAHIQLNGYPFLDSKEDIVHTALAADVMQPRRAENLNVLTQSSMSLEDTEILLKETEHNGFPVVVSRESQYLVGYVLRRDLQLALENAKRTIDGLLPESLVLFTDISQQVMPPPLKLKKILDMAPITITDQTPMETVVDMFRKLGLRQTLVTHNGRLLGVITKKDILRYIKQVDNEDPSSVLFH, from the exons ATGATAGATATTACAACATCAGGAACAATGACTGAACGTACTTTAAATCAGAGATCACCTATAAATTTAccag GTATTGATGTCATTTTTGCGGGAACAATACATTTTG gttCTGGTGAAACTGAGGATATTCCTGGAATTGGTCAGTATGAAGATTTTCATACAATTGATTGGCAACGAGACATTGCAAGAGATCGGATGCGACATAGATATATACTAAAACGCAAACAAAATTCATTTATTGATCTA aTAAAATCAGCTCACGATGCATGGTCTGGCTGGCTTTGTGTACTATTGGTGGGACTCGTGACTGGAACTGTTGCAGCAATAATTGACATTGGAACATCATGGATGTCAGATCTAAAATTTGGTATTTGTCCTCAAGCATTTTGGTTAAACATGGAACAATGTTGTTGGTCGTCAAATGAAACTTCATTCGAGCTAGATAAAGGAAACTGTTCACAA tggTTTTATTGGTCCGAAATAATGACTTCTTCAAACTATGGACCTTTTGCCTACattgtatcatatttattttacattgctTGGGCATTACTATTTGCAGCCCTTGCTGCTGGTTTAGTCAGAATGTTTGCCCCCTATGCATGTGGATCAGGTGTCCCAGAG ataaaaacaattttaagtggCTTTATAATTAGAGGGTACTTAGGAAAGTGGACTCTACTGATAAAATCTGTTGgaataatgatgtgtgtttcgGCTGGTCTCAGCTTGGGTAAAGAAGGACCTATGGTACATATAGCTTCATGTATTG gtaatattttatcatatttgttTCCTAAGTATGGCCGAAATGAAGCTAAAAAGAGAGAAATATTATCAGCAGCAGCAGCTGCTGGGGTTTCTGTTGCTTTTGGGGCTCCAATTGGTGGAGTCCTTTTTAGTTTAGAAgag gttagCTATTATTTTCCACTGAAAACTTTATGGCGTTCATTCTTTTGTGCTCTCGTTGCTGCATTTGTGCTTAGTTCAATCAATCCATTTGGAAACGAACATTCTGTAATGTTCTATGTGGAATATCACAGGCCATGGATGTTTTTTGAACTTATACCATTTATTGGATTGGGAATTATTGGa gGTGTGATTGCAACAGTTTTTATCAAATGCAATATTAAATGGTGTCGTTTTCGTAAAACCTCTATTCTCGGACAATATCCAGTCATGGAAGTATTATTACTTACAGCTGTAACAGCAATACTCTCGTATCCCAATCCATATACACGTATGGGAACAAGTCAATTAATTTATCTTCTTTTCAGCCAATGTGATGTATCTAGTAATGATGGTTTGTG CGATTATACAAACGACAAAGCAAATGTAGCTGGACCTGGGGTATACACAGCTATGTTACTTCTGTCAATGGCATTTGTATTGAAATTAGTCACTACAATTTTTACATTTGGCATAAAG gtaccttgTGGTCTGTTCATCCCGAGTTTGGCTATGGGCGGTATCACTGGCCGTATTGTTGGTATTTTGATGCAACAGTTAGCTGCTAAACATCCCCATTTATGGTTTTTTGACAATAGTTGTGGATTACCTGGCCAAGAAGGCTGTATTACTCCTGGCTTGTATGCCATGGTAGGCGCTGCTGCTGTTCTAGGAGGAGTAACCCGAATGActg tttcgtTGGTAGTCATTATGTTTGAATTGACCGGTGGCGTAAGATACATAGTTCCGTTGATGGCAGCTGTCATGGCTAGCAAATGGGTTGGTGATGCACTGGGCAAAGAAGGAATGTATGATGCTCATATTCAATTAAATGGTTATCCGTTTTTGGACAGTAAAGAAGATATTGTTCACACAGCCTTGGCAGCTGATGTTATGCAGCCTcg tCGAGCCGAGAATTTGAACGTTCTCACTCAGTCTTCAATGTCACTAGAAGatactgaaatattattaaaagaaactGAACATAATGGATTTCCGGTTGTGGTTTCACGAGAATCTCAATATCTCGTTGGATATGTGTTACGAAGAGATTTGCAATTGGCATTAG aaaATGCAAAACGGACCATTGATGGACTATTACCTGAATCTTTAGTTCTATTTACCGACATAAGCCAACAAGTAATGCCGCCacccttaaaattaaaaaaaattctggataTGGCCCCAATTACAATTACCGATCAAACGCCTATGGAGACTGTGGTTGATATGTTCAGAAAATTAGGACTCCGGCAAACATTGGTTACACACAATGG GAGGCTTTTGGGAGTAATAACAAAGAAAGATATTTTACGTTACATTAAACAGGTTGATAATGAAGATCCCAGTTCTGTACTCTTCCATTGA
- the LOC132950252 gene encoding H(+)/Cl(-) exchange transporter 4 isoform X7: MIDITTSGTMTERTLNQRSPINLPGSGETEDIPGIGQYEDFHTIDWQRDIARDRMRHRYILKRKQNSFIDLIKSAHDAWSGWLCVLLVGLVTGTVAAIIDIGTSWMSDLKFGICPQAFWLNMEQCCWSSNETSFELDKGNCSQWFYWSEIMTSSNYGPFAYIVSYLFYIAWALLFAALAAGLVRMFAPYACGSGVPEIKTILSGFIIRGYLGKWTLLIKSVGIMMCVSAGLSLGKEGPMVHIASCIGNILSYLFPKYGRNEAKKREILSAAAAAGVSVAFGAPIGGVLFSLEEVSYYFPLKTLWRSFFCALVAAFVLSSINPFGNEHSVMFYVEYHRPWMFFELIPFIGLGIIGGVIATVFIKCNIKWCRFRKTSILGQYPVMEVLLLTAVTAILSYPNPYTRMGTSQLIYLLFSQCDVSSNDGLCDYTNDKANVAGPGVYTAMLLLSMAFVLKLVTTIFTFGIKVPCGLFIPSLAMGGITGRIVGILMQQLAAKHPHLWFFDNSCGLPGQEGCITPGLYAMVGAAAVLGGVTRMTVSLVVIMFELTGGVRYIVPLMAAVMASKWVGDALGKEGMYDAHIQLNGYPFLDSKEDIVHTALAADVMQPRRAENLNVLTQSSMSLEDTEILLKETEHNGFPVVVSRESQYLVGYVLRRDLQLALENAKRTIDGLLPESLVLFTDISQQVMPPPLKLKKILDMAPITITDQTPMETVVDMFRKLGLRQTLVTHNGRLLGVITKKDILRYIKQVDNEDPSSVLFH, translated from the exons ATGATAGATATTACAACATCAGGAACAATGACTGAACGTACTTTAAATCAGAGATCACCTATAAATTTAccag gttCTGGTGAAACTGAGGATATTCCTGGAATTGGTCAGTATGAAGATTTTCATACAATTGATTGGCAACGAGACATTGCAAGAGATCGGATGCGACATAGATATATACTAAAACGCAAACAAAATTCATTTATTGATCTA aTAAAATCAGCTCACGATGCATGGTCTGGCTGGCTTTGTGTACTATTGGTGGGACTCGTGACTGGAACTGTTGCAGCAATAATTGACATTGGAACATCATGGATGTCAGATCTAAAATTTGGTATTTGTCCTCAAGCATTTTGGTTAAACATGGAACAATGTTGTTGGTCGTCAAATGAAACTTCATTCGAGCTAGATAAAGGAAACTGTTCACAA tggTTTTATTGGTCCGAAATAATGACTTCTTCAAACTATGGACCTTTTGCCTACattgtatcatatttattttacattgctTGGGCATTACTATTTGCAGCCCTTGCTGCTGGTTTAGTCAGAATGTTTGCCCCCTATGCATGTGGATCAGGTGTCCCAGAG ataaaaacaattttaagtggCTTTATAATTAGAGGGTACTTAGGAAAGTGGACTCTACTGATAAAATCTGTTGgaataatgatgtgtgtttcgGCTGGTCTCAGCTTGGGTAAAGAAGGACCTATGGTACATATAGCTTCATGTATTG gtaatattttatcatatttgttTCCTAAGTATGGCCGAAATGAAGCTAAAAAGAGAGAAATATTATCAGCAGCAGCAGCTGCTGGGGTTTCTGTTGCTTTTGGGGCTCCAATTGGTGGAGTCCTTTTTAGTTTAGAAgag gttagCTATTATTTTCCACTGAAAACTTTATGGCGTTCATTCTTTTGTGCTCTCGTTGCTGCATTTGTGCTTAGTTCAATCAATCCATTTGGAAACGAACATTCTGTAATGTTCTATGTGGAATATCACAGGCCATGGATGTTTTTTGAACTTATACCATTTATTGGATTGGGAATTATTGGa gGTGTGATTGCAACAGTTTTTATCAAATGCAATATTAAATGGTGTCGTTTTCGTAAAACCTCTATTCTCGGACAATATCCAGTCATGGAAGTATTATTACTTACAGCTGTAACAGCAATACTCTCGTATCCCAATCCATATACACGTATGGGAACAAGTCAATTAATTTATCTTCTTTTCAGCCAATGTGATGTATCTAGTAATGATGGTTTGTG CGATTATACAAACGACAAAGCAAATGTAGCTGGACCTGGGGTATACACAGCTATGTTACTTCTGTCAATGGCATTTGTATTGAAATTAGTCACTACAATTTTTACATTTGGCATAAAG gtaccttgTGGTCTGTTCATCCCGAGTTTGGCTATGGGCGGTATCACTGGCCGTATTGTTGGTATTTTGATGCAACAGTTAGCTGCTAAACATCCCCATTTATGGTTTTTTGACAATAGTTGTGGATTACCTGGCCAAGAAGGCTGTATTACTCCTGGCTTGTATGCCATGGTAGGCGCTGCTGCTGTTCTAGGAGGAGTAACCCGAATGActg tttcgtTGGTAGTCATTATGTTTGAATTGACCGGTGGCGTAAGATACATAGTTCCGTTGATGGCAGCTGTCATGGCTAGCAAATGGGTTGGTGATGCACTGGGCAAAGAAGGAATGTATGATGCTCATATTCAATTAAATGGTTATCCGTTTTTGGACAGTAAAGAAGATATTGTTCACACAGCCTTGGCAGCTGATGTTATGCAGCCTcg tCGAGCCGAGAATTTGAACGTTCTCACTCAGTCTTCAATGTCACTAGAAGatactgaaatattattaaaagaaactGAACATAATGGATTTCCGGTTGTGGTTTCACGAGAATCTCAATATCTCGTTGGATATGTGTTACGAAGAGATTTGCAATTGGCATTAG aaaATGCAAAACGGACCATTGATGGACTATTACCTGAATCTTTAGTTCTATTTACCGACATAAGCCAACAAGTAATGCCGCCacccttaaaattaaaaaaaattctggataTGGCCCCAATTACAATTACCGATCAAACGCCTATGGAGACTGTGGTTGATATGTTCAGAAAATTAGGACTCCGGCAAACATTGGTTACACACAATGG GAGGCTTTTGGGAGTAATAACAAAGAAAGATATTTTACGTTACATTAAACAGGTTGATAATGAAGATCCCAGTTCTGTACTCTTCCATTGA
- the LOC132950252 gene encoding H(+)/Cl(-) exchange transporter 4 isoform X5 has protein sequence MRVKKLTERNVGISSDDDMIDITTSGTMTERTLNQRSPINLPGSGETEDIPGIGQYEDFHTIDWQRDIARDRMRHRYILKRKQNSFIDLIKSAHDAWSGWLCVLLVGLVTGTVAAIIDIGTSWMSDLKFGICPQAFWLNMEQCCWSSNETSFELDKGNCSQWFYWSEIMTSSNYGPFAYIVSYLFYIAWALLFAALAAGLVRMFAPYACGSGVPEIKTILSGFIIRGYLGKWTLLIKSVGIMMCVSAGLSLGKEGPMVHIASCIGNILSYLFPKYGRNEAKKREILSAAAAAGVSVAFGAPIGGVLFSLEEVSYYFPLKTLWRSFFCALVAAFVLSSINPFGNEHSVMFYVEYHRPWMFFELIPFIGLGIIGGVIATVFIKCNIKWCRFRKTSILGQYPVMEVLLLTAVTAILSYPNPYTRMGTSQLIYLLFSQCDVSSNDGLCDYTNDKANVAGPGVYTAMLLLSMAFVLKLVTTIFTFGIKVPCGLFIPSLAMGGITGRIVGILMQQLAAKHPHLWFFDNSCGLPGQEGCITPGLYAMVGAAAVLGGVTRMTVSLVVIMFELTGGVRYIVPLMAAVMASKWVGDALGKEGMYDAHIQLNGYPFLDSKEDIVHTALAADVMQPRRAENLNVLTQSSMSLEDTEILLKETEHNGFPVVVSRESQYLVGYVLRRDLQLALENAKRTIDGLLPESLVLFTDISQQVMPPPLKLKKILDMAPITITDQTPMETVVDMFRKLGLRQTLVTHNGRLLGVITKKDILRYIKQVDNEDPSSVLFH, from the exons atgaga gtCAAAAAATTAACTGAAAGAAATGTGGGAATAAGTTCGGACGATGATATGATAGATATTACAACATCAGGAACAATGACTGAACGTACTTTAAATCAGAGATCACCTATAAATTTAccag gttCTGGTGAAACTGAGGATATTCCTGGAATTGGTCAGTATGAAGATTTTCATACAATTGATTGGCAACGAGACATTGCAAGAGATCGGATGCGACATAGATATATACTAAAACGCAAACAAAATTCATTTATTGATCTA aTAAAATCAGCTCACGATGCATGGTCTGGCTGGCTTTGTGTACTATTGGTGGGACTCGTGACTGGAACTGTTGCAGCAATAATTGACATTGGAACATCATGGATGTCAGATCTAAAATTTGGTATTTGTCCTCAAGCATTTTGGTTAAACATGGAACAATGTTGTTGGTCGTCAAATGAAACTTCATTCGAGCTAGATAAAGGAAACTGTTCACAA tggTTTTATTGGTCCGAAATAATGACTTCTTCAAACTATGGACCTTTTGCCTACattgtatcatatttattttacattgctTGGGCATTACTATTTGCAGCCCTTGCTGCTGGTTTAGTCAGAATGTTTGCCCCCTATGCATGTGGATCAGGTGTCCCAGAG ataaaaacaattttaagtggCTTTATAATTAGAGGGTACTTAGGAAAGTGGACTCTACTGATAAAATCTGTTGgaataatgatgtgtgtttcgGCTGGTCTCAGCTTGGGTAAAGAAGGACCTATGGTACATATAGCTTCATGTATTG gtaatattttatcatatttgttTCCTAAGTATGGCCGAAATGAAGCTAAAAAGAGAGAAATATTATCAGCAGCAGCAGCTGCTGGGGTTTCTGTTGCTTTTGGGGCTCCAATTGGTGGAGTCCTTTTTAGTTTAGAAgag gttagCTATTATTTTCCACTGAAAACTTTATGGCGTTCATTCTTTTGTGCTCTCGTTGCTGCATTTGTGCTTAGTTCAATCAATCCATTTGGAAACGAACATTCTGTAATGTTCTATGTGGAATATCACAGGCCATGGATGTTTTTTGAACTTATACCATTTATTGGATTGGGAATTATTGGa gGTGTGATTGCAACAGTTTTTATCAAATGCAATATTAAATGGTGTCGTTTTCGTAAAACCTCTATTCTCGGACAATATCCAGTCATGGAAGTATTATTACTTACAGCTGTAACAGCAATACTCTCGTATCCCAATCCATATACACGTATGGGAACAAGTCAATTAATTTATCTTCTTTTCAGCCAATGTGATGTATCTAGTAATGATGGTTTGTG CGATTATACAAACGACAAAGCAAATGTAGCTGGACCTGGGGTATACACAGCTATGTTACTTCTGTCAATGGCATTTGTATTGAAATTAGTCACTACAATTTTTACATTTGGCATAAAG gtaccttgTGGTCTGTTCATCCCGAGTTTGGCTATGGGCGGTATCACTGGCCGTATTGTTGGTATTTTGATGCAACAGTTAGCTGCTAAACATCCCCATTTATGGTTTTTTGACAATAGTTGTGGATTACCTGGCCAAGAAGGCTGTATTACTCCTGGCTTGTATGCCATGGTAGGCGCTGCTGCTGTTCTAGGAGGAGTAACCCGAATGActg tttcgtTGGTAGTCATTATGTTTGAATTGACCGGTGGCGTAAGATACATAGTTCCGTTGATGGCAGCTGTCATGGCTAGCAAATGGGTTGGTGATGCACTGGGCAAAGAAGGAATGTATGATGCTCATATTCAATTAAATGGTTATCCGTTTTTGGACAGTAAAGAAGATATTGTTCACACAGCCTTGGCAGCTGATGTTATGCAGCCTcg tCGAGCCGAGAATTTGAACGTTCTCACTCAGTCTTCAATGTCACTAGAAGatactgaaatattattaaaagaaactGAACATAATGGATTTCCGGTTGTGGTTTCACGAGAATCTCAATATCTCGTTGGATATGTGTTACGAAGAGATTTGCAATTGGCATTAG aaaATGCAAAACGGACCATTGATGGACTATTACCTGAATCTTTAGTTCTATTTACCGACATAAGCCAACAAGTAATGCCGCCacccttaaaattaaaaaaaattctggataTGGCCCCAATTACAATTACCGATCAAACGCCTATGGAGACTGTGGTTGATATGTTCAGAAAATTAGGACTCCGGCAAACATTGGTTACACACAATGG GAGGCTTTTGGGAGTAATAACAAAGAAAGATATTTTACGTTACATTAAACAGGTTGATAATGAAGATCCCAGTTCTGTACTCTTCCATTGA